Proteins encoded within one genomic window of Panicum virgatum strain AP13 chromosome 1N, P.virgatum_v5, whole genome shotgun sequence:
- the LOC120656940 gene encoding DNA-binding protein SMUBP-2-like isoform X1, whose translation MEGDVAAPCATTHQSPRRARRATPSPKNISLPRRIHSPAELSRGSVIPSLGSLVPARGCLLLSPHAVPAALLCERVRRRRLGPGGRTGRSSSMSLDTLSGKFLFSSCTAAKPPRKEVITVLAAGASPSTPPRSRSSNSSSLRPRRVRTVPSSPTKQAPRPAVRSTSGTVRRRGRRSKVEEEQGVGGAEKRGECVPSTEEASISVGTLYQNGDPLGRKELGRCIVEWLRQGMGSMASKLAAAELEGDLAGAALALEWGSAEGRLGFVIQAQPYLSAIPMPQGLEALCLKACTHYPTLFDHFQRELRDVLLGYQNQGLISNWRDTQSWRISKEMANSSQHRAAVRRTSPQPKAIHSSIGISLKKVRLMQARIEEFVRHMSDLLQIERDVELEFTQEELNATPVLDDDSEPPKPVEYLVSHGQAQQEQCDTICNLNVISSSTGLGGLHLVLFRVEGGHKLPPTTLSPGDMVCVRTCNSRGEGATSCKQGFVYNFGEDGCSITVALESRHGDATFSRLFGKSVRIDRIRGLADALTYERNLEALLLLQRNGLQKDNVSIGIVATLFGDSKDVAKMVKNNLTDWDESSEPDLSPSEKHAYDASQLRALKLGLNKKRPVLIIQGPPGTGKTVLLAELIVRAVKQGERLLVTAPSNAAVDNMVESLSSSGLNIVRVGNPIRLSPSVASKSLGEIVNCRLRQFRKELERKRTDLRKDLRQCIEDDSLAAGIRQLLKQLGRDLENKEKETIREVLSNAQIVLSTNTGAADPLIRRTGCFDLVIIDEAGQATEPACWIPILQGKRCIVAGDHCQLAPVILSRKALDGGLGKSLLERASSLHDDLLTTRLTVQYRMHDSIAMWASKEMYNGLLKSSRSVASHLLADSPVVKATWITRCPLLLLDTRMPYGSLNIGCKEYLDPAGTGSFYNEGEADIVTQQVLNLVHCGVSPTAIVVQSPYIAQVQLLREKLEKYPELSAVEVSTIDSFQGREADAVIISMVRSNPLGAVGFLGDSRRINVAITRARKHITVVCDTSTTCHSTFLARLLRHIRRYGQVKHVAPGSLDGVSGLGFSQPTLPSIS comes from the exons ATGGAGGGGGACGTAGCCGCGCCCTGCGCCACCACCCACCAGTCGCCGCGGCGCGCTCGGCGTGCCACGCCGTCGCCGAAAAATATCAGCTTGCCACGGAGGATTCATTCACCTGCTGAGCTGAGCCGCGGGTCGGTGATTCCGTCACTTGGCTCGCTCGTTCCCGCGCGCGGCTGCCTCCTCCTCAGTCCTCACGCTGTCCCGGCCGCGCTACTGTGCGAgcgcgtccggcggcggcggctggggcctGGGGGCCGAAccggcaggagcagcagcatgtCGCTTGATACCCTCTCTGGCAAGTTCCTGTTCTCGTCCTGCACCGCGGCGAAGCCCCCGAGAAAGGAGGTGATCACGGTTCTTGCTGCCGGTGCCTCACCGTCGACGCCGCCAAGGTCGAGGTCATCGAATTCCTCTTCTCTCCGCCCACGGCGCGTGCGGACCGTGCCATCGAGCCCCACCAAACAGGCACCGCGGCCTGCCGTCCGCAGCACCAGCGGCACCGTGAGGAGGCGAGGGCGGAGGAGCAAGGTCGAGGAAGAGCAAGGCGTAGGGGGAGCAGAAAAAAGGGGTGAGTGCGTGCCGTCGACGGAGGAGGCGTCCATCAGCGTGGGAACACTGTACCAGAATGGTGATCCGCTCGGGCGGAAGGAACTGGGCCGCTGCATAGTGGAGTGGCTCAGGCAGGGCATGGGATCCATGGCGTCCAAACTCGCTGCGGCCGAACTGGagggcgacctcgccggcgcggcaTTGGCTCTAGAGTGGGGGTCGGCGGAAGGCAGGCTTGGGTTCGTGATCCAAGCGCAGCCTTACCTCTCGGCAATCCCCATGCCCCAGGGCCTGGAGGCACTCTGCCTCAAGGCCTGCACACACTACCCCACCCTGTTCGACCATTTCCAGCGTGAGCTCCGTGATGTTCTGCTGGGTTACCAGAACCAGGGGCTCATCTCCAACTGGCGAGACACGCAGTCATGGAGGATTTCGAAAGAAATGGCCAATTCTTCGCAGCATCGGGCTGCTGTGCGCAGGACATCTCCACAGCCTAAAGCCATCCATAGCAGCATTGGTATAAGCCTTAAAAAGGTGAGGCTGATGCAGGCCAGAATTGAAGAATTCGTTAGGCATATGTCAGATCTTCTTCAGATTGAGCGAGATGTGGAGCTGGAGTTTACACAGGAGGAGCTGAATGCAACTCCTGTTCTAGATGATGATTCCGAGCCACCCAAGCCGGTTGAGTACCTGGTGAGCCATGGGCAGGCTCAGCAGGAGCAGTGCGACACCATTTGCAACTTGAATGTGATCAGCAGCTCCACTG GGTTGGGAGGCCTGCATTTGGTTCTTTTCAGAGTTGAAGGTGGGCATAAGCTGCCTCCAACTACATTATCTCCTGGAGACATGGTTTGCGTGAGAACATGCAATAGCCGTGGTGAGGGTGCCACTTCTTGCAAGCAAGGTTTTGTTTATAATTTTGGGGAAGATGGTTGCAGCATAACAGTAGCTCTGGAATCACGCCACGGTGATGCCACCTTCTCTAGGCTATTTGGAAAAAGTGTACGAATTGACCGGATTCGGGGATTGGCTGATGCCcttacatatgag CGTAACCTTGAAGCGTTATTGCTTCTCCAAAGGAACGGTTTACAGAAAGATAATGTTTCCATTGGTATTGTGGCAACACTGTTTGGGGACAGTAAAGACGTGGCAAAGATGGTGAAGAATAACCTGACTGATTGGGATGAATCAAGTGAACCTGATCTGAGTCCATCAGAGAAGCATGCATATGATGCCTCCCAGTTAAGGGCTCTCAAATTAGGCTTGAACAAAAAGAGGCCTGTTCTAATAATCCAAGGGCCTCCTGGCACAGGAAAGACAGTCTTGCTCGCTGAGCTCATTGTGCGTGCTGTCAAGCAGGGTGAGCGTCTACTTGTGACTGCTCCAAGTAATGCGGCAGTCGATAACATGGTTGAAAGTTTGTCGAGTAGTGGGTTGAACATTGTGCGAGTTGGAAACCCCATTCGACTATCACCCTCTGTTGCTTCGAAGTCCTTAGGAGAGATTGTGAATTGCAGACTTCGACAATTCAGAAAGGAGCTTGAGAGAAAGAGAACAGACTTAAGAAAGGACCTGAGGCAGTGCATAGAAGATGATTCTTTAGCTGCCGGCATTCGCCAACTGCTGAAGCAACTTGGAAGAGAtctggaaaataaagaaaaggaaacaattAGAGAAGTGCTCTCCAATGCACAGATTGTTCTATCAACTAATACAGGGGCAGCTGATCCACTTATCAGGAGAACTGGGTGCTTTGACTTAGTTATTATTGATGAGGCAGGGCAAGCAACTGAGCCTGCCTGCTGGATACCTATATTGCAGGGGAAGCGCTGTATTGTTGCTGGTGATCACTGCCAACTTGCACCCGTTATATTGTCAAGGAAGGCCTTGGATGGTGGGCTTGGTAAATCTCTGTTGGAAAGAGCTTCGTCGTTGCATGATGATTTACTGACAACAAGACTGACAGTCCAGTACAGAATGCATGATTCAATAGCCATGTGGGCATCTAAGGAGATGTACAATGGGTTGCTCAAATCCTCTCGTTCAGTTGCTTCACATCTTCTTGCTGACTCCCCGGTTGTCAAG gcaACTTGGATAACACGGTGCCCGCTGCTCTTACTTGACACCCGAATGCCATATGGATCCTTAAACATCGGTTGCAAGGAGTATCTAGATCCTGCTGGCACAGGCTCATTTTATAATGAAGGGGAAGCAGATATAGTCACACAGCAAGTTCTTAATCTTGTACACTGTG GAGTGTCTCCAACTGCAATTGTTGTTCAGTCACCCTACATTGCTCAAGTGCAATTGTTAAGAGAGAAGCTAGAAAAATATCCAGAACTTTCTGCTGTTGAGGTTTCAACCATAGATAGCTTTCAGGGGAGGGAAGCAGATGCAGTGATCATATCAATG GTTCGGTCGAATCCACTGGGAGCCGTAGGGTTTCTGGGCGACAGCAGGCGCATCAATGTGGCTATTACGAGGGCACGCAAGCACATCACTGTGGTTTGTGATACCTCCACTACTTGTCACAGTACCTTCCTGGCCAGGCTCCTTCGCCATATCAGGCGGTATGGGCAAGTAAAACACGTTGCCCCTGGTTCCTTGGATGGGGTTTCTGGCCTCGGCTTCAGTCAACCTACTCTCCCCTCTATCAGTTGA
- the LOC120656940 gene encoding DNA-binding protein SMUBP-2-like isoform X2 — translation MEGDVAAPCATTHQSPRRARRATPSPKNISLPRRIHSPAELSRGSVIPSLGSLVPARGCLLLSPHAVPAALLCERVRRRRLGPGGRTGRSSSMSLDTLSGKFLFSSCTAAKPPRKEVITVLAAGASPSTPPRSRSSNSSSLRPRRVRTVPSSPTKQAPRPAVRSTSGTVRRRGRRSKVEEEQGVGGAEKRGECVPSTEEASISVGTLYQNGDPLGRKELGRCIVEWLRQGMGSMASKLAAAELEGDLAGAALALEWGSAEGRLGFVIQAQPYLSAIPMPQGLEALCLKACTHYPTLFDHFQRELRDVLLGYQNQGLISNWRDTQSWRISKEMANSSQHRAAVRRTSPQPKAIHSSIGISLKKVRLMQARIEEFVRHMSDLLQIERDVELEFTQEELNATPVLDDDSEPPKPVEYLVSHGQAQQEQCDTICNLNVISSSTGLGGLHLVLFRVEGGHKLPPTTLSPGDMVCVRTCNSRGEGATSCKQGFVYNFGEDGCSITVALESRHGDATFSRLFGKSVRIDRIRGLADALTYERNLEALLLLQRNGLQKDNVSIGIVATLFGDSKDVAKMVKNNLTDWDESSEPDLSPSEKHAYDASQLRALKLGLNKKRPVLIIQGPPGTGKTVLLAELIVRAVKQGERLLVTAPSNAAVDNMVESLSSSGLNIVRVGNPIRLSPSVASKSLGEIVNCRLRQFRKELERKRTDLRKDLRQCIEDDSLAAGIRQLLKQLGRDLENKEKETIREVLSNAQIVLSTNTGAADPLIRRTGCFDLVIIDEAGQATEPACWIPILQGKRCIVAGDHCQLAPVILSRKALDGGLGKSLLERASSLHDDLLTTRLTVQYRMHDSIAMWASKEMYNGLLKSSRSVASHLLADSPVVKATWITRCPLLLLDTRMPYGSLNIGCKEYLDPAGTGSFYNEGEADIVTQQVLNLVH, via the exons ATGGAGGGGGACGTAGCCGCGCCCTGCGCCACCACCCACCAGTCGCCGCGGCGCGCTCGGCGTGCCACGCCGTCGCCGAAAAATATCAGCTTGCCACGGAGGATTCATTCACCTGCTGAGCTGAGCCGCGGGTCGGTGATTCCGTCACTTGGCTCGCTCGTTCCCGCGCGCGGCTGCCTCCTCCTCAGTCCTCACGCTGTCCCGGCCGCGCTACTGTGCGAgcgcgtccggcggcggcggctggggcctGGGGGCCGAAccggcaggagcagcagcatgtCGCTTGATACCCTCTCTGGCAAGTTCCTGTTCTCGTCCTGCACCGCGGCGAAGCCCCCGAGAAAGGAGGTGATCACGGTTCTTGCTGCCGGTGCCTCACCGTCGACGCCGCCAAGGTCGAGGTCATCGAATTCCTCTTCTCTCCGCCCACGGCGCGTGCGGACCGTGCCATCGAGCCCCACCAAACAGGCACCGCGGCCTGCCGTCCGCAGCACCAGCGGCACCGTGAGGAGGCGAGGGCGGAGGAGCAAGGTCGAGGAAGAGCAAGGCGTAGGGGGAGCAGAAAAAAGGGGTGAGTGCGTGCCGTCGACGGAGGAGGCGTCCATCAGCGTGGGAACACTGTACCAGAATGGTGATCCGCTCGGGCGGAAGGAACTGGGCCGCTGCATAGTGGAGTGGCTCAGGCAGGGCATGGGATCCATGGCGTCCAAACTCGCTGCGGCCGAACTGGagggcgacctcgccggcgcggcaTTGGCTCTAGAGTGGGGGTCGGCGGAAGGCAGGCTTGGGTTCGTGATCCAAGCGCAGCCTTACCTCTCGGCAATCCCCATGCCCCAGGGCCTGGAGGCACTCTGCCTCAAGGCCTGCACACACTACCCCACCCTGTTCGACCATTTCCAGCGTGAGCTCCGTGATGTTCTGCTGGGTTACCAGAACCAGGGGCTCATCTCCAACTGGCGAGACACGCAGTCATGGAGGATTTCGAAAGAAATGGCCAATTCTTCGCAGCATCGGGCTGCTGTGCGCAGGACATCTCCACAGCCTAAAGCCATCCATAGCAGCATTGGTATAAGCCTTAAAAAGGTGAGGCTGATGCAGGCCAGAATTGAAGAATTCGTTAGGCATATGTCAGATCTTCTTCAGATTGAGCGAGATGTGGAGCTGGAGTTTACACAGGAGGAGCTGAATGCAACTCCTGTTCTAGATGATGATTCCGAGCCACCCAAGCCGGTTGAGTACCTGGTGAGCCATGGGCAGGCTCAGCAGGAGCAGTGCGACACCATTTGCAACTTGAATGTGATCAGCAGCTCCACTG GGTTGGGAGGCCTGCATTTGGTTCTTTTCAGAGTTGAAGGTGGGCATAAGCTGCCTCCAACTACATTATCTCCTGGAGACATGGTTTGCGTGAGAACATGCAATAGCCGTGGTGAGGGTGCCACTTCTTGCAAGCAAGGTTTTGTTTATAATTTTGGGGAAGATGGTTGCAGCATAACAGTAGCTCTGGAATCACGCCACGGTGATGCCACCTTCTCTAGGCTATTTGGAAAAAGTGTACGAATTGACCGGATTCGGGGATTGGCTGATGCCcttacatatgag CGTAACCTTGAAGCGTTATTGCTTCTCCAAAGGAACGGTTTACAGAAAGATAATGTTTCCATTGGTATTGTGGCAACACTGTTTGGGGACAGTAAAGACGTGGCAAAGATGGTGAAGAATAACCTGACTGATTGGGATGAATCAAGTGAACCTGATCTGAGTCCATCAGAGAAGCATGCATATGATGCCTCCCAGTTAAGGGCTCTCAAATTAGGCTTGAACAAAAAGAGGCCTGTTCTAATAATCCAAGGGCCTCCTGGCACAGGAAAGACAGTCTTGCTCGCTGAGCTCATTGTGCGTGCTGTCAAGCAGGGTGAGCGTCTACTTGTGACTGCTCCAAGTAATGCGGCAGTCGATAACATGGTTGAAAGTTTGTCGAGTAGTGGGTTGAACATTGTGCGAGTTGGAAACCCCATTCGACTATCACCCTCTGTTGCTTCGAAGTCCTTAGGAGAGATTGTGAATTGCAGACTTCGACAATTCAGAAAGGAGCTTGAGAGAAAGAGAACAGACTTAAGAAAGGACCTGAGGCAGTGCATAGAAGATGATTCTTTAGCTGCCGGCATTCGCCAACTGCTGAAGCAACTTGGAAGAGAtctggaaaataaagaaaaggaaacaattAGAGAAGTGCTCTCCAATGCACAGATTGTTCTATCAACTAATACAGGGGCAGCTGATCCACTTATCAGGAGAACTGGGTGCTTTGACTTAGTTATTATTGATGAGGCAGGGCAAGCAACTGAGCCTGCCTGCTGGATACCTATATTGCAGGGGAAGCGCTGTATTGTTGCTGGTGATCACTGCCAACTTGCACCCGTTATATTGTCAAGGAAGGCCTTGGATGGTGGGCTTGGTAAATCTCTGTTGGAAAGAGCTTCGTCGTTGCATGATGATTTACTGACAACAAGACTGACAGTCCAGTACAGAATGCATGATTCAATAGCCATGTGGGCATCTAAGGAGATGTACAATGGGTTGCTCAAATCCTCTCGTTCAGTTGCTTCACATCTTCTTGCTGACTCCCCGGTTGTCAAG gcaACTTGGATAACACGGTGCCCGCTGCTCTTACTTGACACCCGAATGCCATATGGATCCTTAAACATCGGTTGCAAGGAGTATCTAGATCCTGCTGGCACAGGCTCATTTTATAATGAAGGGGAAGCAGATATAGTCACACAGCAAGTTCTTAATCTTGTACACT GA